In the genome of Verrucomicrobiota bacterium, one region contains:
- a CDS encoding 3-methyladenine DNA glycosylase has product MIPEICEILTMESTITSGAVYPQEVWRAIAQRQYERANQWTDPYRERRASGTLHPVYDFLFVYYRVRPTQLEVWHPQFGITLTGAGEETFYQHRFYRHDSNDATLDPSRMEPSARHRLEMALRLCETVYERPPKFGCFGMHEWAMVYRGDFEGEIRHSEQLPLRLSQKETDAFVRSQPIACSHSDAFRFFSEGAKPFNRVQPTKETRIDHEQCGCLHTNMDLYKICGQCMPWVGSDLLWRCFEFAIEARILDMRASPYDCRSLGFDPIPIETPEGRADYERLQRGLHERAQPLRKEIIDCLQDVLVRGKRG; this is encoded by the coding sequence GCAGGAGGTTTGGCGGGCGATTGCTCAGCGTCAATATGAGCGCGCAAATCAGTGGACGGATCCCTACCGCGAGAGAAGAGCGAGTGGAACACTTCATCCTGTCTACGATTTTCTGTTTGTTTATTATCGGGTCAGGCCGACTCAGCTCGAAGTCTGGCATCCGCAGTTTGGCATCACCCTTACTGGTGCTGGTGAGGAGACCTTCTATCAACATCGATTCTACCGGCATGATTCGAATGACGCGACGCTCGATCCGAGTCGAATGGAGCCGAGTGCGCGCCACCGTCTTGAAATGGCCCTCCGACTTTGCGAGACGGTTTACGAACGTCCGCCCAAGTTTGGCTGTTTCGGGATGCATGAATGGGCGATGGTCTATCGCGGAGACTTCGAGGGCGAGATCCGCCATTCGGAACAACTGCCTCTCCGACTAAGCCAGAAGGAAACTGACGCGTTCGTGCGGAGCCAACCGATCGCTTGCAGCCATTCCGATGCGTTTCGATTCTTCAGCGAAGGGGCAAAACCCTTTAACCGAGTCCAACCCACCAAGGAGACCCGAATCGACCATGAGCAATGTGGCTGCCTTCATACCAATATGGATCTTTATAAGATCTGCGGTCAGTGTATGCCCTGGGTGGGGAGCGACCTCTTGTGGCGGTGTTTCGAATTCGCGATCGAGGCACGCATCCTCGATATGCGGGCAAGCCCCTATGATTGCCGTTCTCTCGGTTTCGATCCCATTCCCATTGAGACGCCCGAGGGAAGGGCTGACTACGAGCGGCTTCAGCGGGGACTCCACGAGCGGGCGCAGCCGCTACGGAAAGAAATCATCGACTGTCTTCAGGATGTCTTGGTAAGAGGCAAGAGGGGTTGA
- a CDS encoding glycosyltransferase family 9 protein, translated as MNDSHQERILIIRFKSIGDVLHTLPAVNAVRKNRPNAHITFLVCKSIAPLLEGFASVDEVMAIDRPAVKKFWPAVPVLVSLLSLIRSKRFTHVIDFQGYGETAWITRFSRAKERWGSVYKDSRSRFYTRPVLRKLDRHTIDWNLTLLRECGLREDSPDNRFVLPNRYRQQAAALFNECGLYPDRHTVMIQPFTSSVRKDWPFERFLTVADQLRSRGVQVAFCGGPSDRLRLENARSKAYPVFAGHSLLVTAGLLSLSRMVLGGDTGILHLAVALELRVLMVLNRSADTPGCSIPYRHRDWTIDPLPGGDLSTISTESVLDRCLTGLDLQAENPSSSEKLLTAT; from the coding sequence ATGAACGACTCTCATCAAGAACGGATACTCATTATCCGGTTCAAATCGATCGGCGACGTTCTTCACACGCTCCCAGCGGTGAACGCAGTCCGAAAGAACAGGCCCAACGCTCACATCACCTTCCTTGTATGCAAGTCCATCGCCCCATTGCTGGAAGGGTTCGCATCCGTTGATGAAGTGATGGCAATTGATCGACCTGCCGTTAAGAAATTTTGGCCTGCGGTCCCGGTTCTTGTTTCGCTTCTCAGCCTGATTCGAAGCAAGAGATTCACCCACGTGATCGATTTTCAGGGTTATGGAGAAACTGCCTGGATCACGCGATTTAGTCGAGCCAAAGAGCGATGGGGATCGGTGTACAAAGACTCGAGAAGTCGGTTTTACACGCGCCCCGTTCTTCGGAAACTCGACCGCCATACAATTGATTGGAATCTGACGCTGCTGAGAGAATGTGGACTTCGGGAAGATTCACCTGACAACCGGTTTGTTCTTCCCAACCGCTACCGACAACAGGCGGCGGCTCTCTTCAATGAATGTGGACTCTACCCGGATCGACACACAGTAATGATTCAGCCGTTCACCAGTAGCGTCAGGAAGGACTGGCCATTCGAAAGGTTTCTAACGGTTGCCGATCAACTCCGTTCCCGTGGAGTGCAGGTCGCGTTCTGCGGCGGCCCGTCAGACAGACTCCGGCTCGAAAATGCTCGATCCAAGGCCTATCCTGTATTTGCCGGCCACTCCCTTTTAGTAACCGCAGGCCTCCTCTCTCTTTCTCGCATGGTTCTTGGAGGAGATACCGGCATTCTTCATCTGGCGGTAGCGCTCGAACTCCGTGTGCTGATGGTTCTAAATCGCAGTGCGGACACTCCCGGATGTTCCATACCCTACCGTCATCGCGACTGGACCATCGATCCACTACCCGGCGGAGACTTGTCCACGATTTCCACAGAAAGTGTGCTCGACCGATGCCTGACCGGCCTGGACCTTCAAGCGGAAAACCCATCCAGTTCTGAGAAGCTATTGACGGCAACCTAG